The following proteins are encoded in a genomic region of Oncorhynchus keta strain PuntledgeMale-10-30-2019 chromosome 8, Oket_V2, whole genome shotgun sequence:
- the mfsd4b gene encoding sodium-dependent glucose transporter 1, producing MSASAARDPVAKKKHVRFARMEEDDDDDNDDQEEDTLFDKRKDTRRGLKSVMKGRKRSSNSEFDDEVEIIDGGGRASGSGGCSSWMITLALCASFLGLGMSISVLGPTFQDLAINVNQNISNISYIFVGRSMGYIGGSVLSGILFDCMNSHLLLGLSMLVTAFGMFAIPFSKTALLLTALMSSIGVSMGFLDTGGNVLILQTWGDQAGPHMQALHFSFAAGAFASPIIAKLLFGTDLDVATNSSMEASVANSTSPSVTDHVPQTVSSPTVIRFVHSSSTLKSMWAYVVIGGFILFVSLVFFILYARHSPSSGRAQTPSGKPLVSKHHNALIAMLFVFFFWYVGAEVAYGSFIFTYAKDYIHMDEAQAAGLNSLFWGTFAAGRGLAIFFATCMHPGTMILLSLVGCTLSSLFLTLFNSNRVALWVCTGVYGASMSTTFPSGISWVEQYTTVTGRSAAVFVVGAALGEMVLPALVGFLLGRIHDQPLLMYLALGTATITSILFPFMFWLASSPSGPGRTPRTRSHMEPDDSEYRQALLDSGANDEEEEQEQQREQKQDDEADQWNDADFEVIEMDDASLMISPNKAALSSPSKALSLSPNKALSSPNKGLPPPDVSGTSGDTTATSVPATLQSLEPTVGAYFSDSISLQGDSPRRKLLRSLDRQKRD from the exons ATGTCTGCCTCGGCCGCTAGAGATCCTGTTGCTAAAAAGAAGCATGTTCGTTTCGCTAGaatggaggaggatgatgatgatgataacgaTGACCAAGAGGAAGATACTCTGTTTGACAAGAGGAAAGACACGAGACGAGGGCTGAAGAGTGTAatgaaagggaggaagagaagttCGAATTCAGAGTTCGATGATGAGGTTGAAATCATCGATGGAGGTGGCAGGGCCAGCGGTTCTGGAGGCTGCAGCAGCTGGATGATCACCTTAGCGCTCTGTGCGTCATTCCTCGGCCTG GGGATGAGTATCTCTGTCTTAGGCCCCACATTTCAAGACCTTGCCATCAACGTCAACCAGAACATCAGCAACATCTCCTACATCTTCGTAGGCCGCTCGATGGGCTATATAGGCGGCTCTGTGTTGTCCGGGATTCTCTTTGACTGCATGAACAGCCATCTGCTGCTGG GCCTCTCCATGCTGGTCACAGCGTTTGGGATGTTTGCCATCCCTTTCTCTAAGACGGCCCTTCTCCTCACTGCCCTGATGTCCAGTATTGGAGTTTCCATGGGCTTTCTAGATACAG GCGGTAATGTCCTGATCCTGCAGACGTGGGGGGATCAGGCTGGCCCCCACATGCAGGCCTTGCACTTCAGCTTCGCTGCTGGGGCCTTCGCCTCGCCCATCATCGCCAAGCTGCTGTTTGGAACGGACCTGGACGTGGCTACAAACAGCAGCATGGAAGCCTCGGTGGCAAACTCCACCTCCCCATCTGTCACAGACCACGTGCCCCAAACTGTGTCCTCTCCTACGGTTATTCGCTTCGTCCACAGTAGCAGCACCCTCAAGTCCATGTGGGCCTACGTTGTGATCGGTGGTTTCATCCTGTTCGTCTCCCTCGTCTTCTTCATCCTTTACGCCCGCCACAGCCCCTCTAGTGGCAGGGCCCAGACCCCCTCAGGGAAACCCCTGGTGTCCAAGCACCACAACGCACTCATCGCTATGCTCTTTGTCTTCTTCTTCTGGTACGTGGGGGCCGAGGTGGCGTACGGCTCCTTTATCTTCACCTACGCTAAGGATTACATTCATATGGACGAGGCCCAGGCAGCAGGGCTCAACTCCCTGTTCTGGGGAACGTTTGCTGCCGGCCGGGGCTTGGCCATCTTCTTTGCGACCTGCATGCACCCAGGCACCATGATTCTACTGAGCCTGGTGGGCTgcaccctgtcctccctgttcCTCACCCTCTTCAACAGCAACAGGGTGGCCCTGTGGGTCTGCACTGGTGTCTATGGTGCCTCCATGTCGACCACTTTCCCCAGTGGGATCTCCTGGGTGGAGCAGTACACCACGGTGACCGGGCGCTCTGCTGCGGTGTTCGTGGTGGGGGCGGCCCTGGGGGAGATGGTGCTGCCCGCCCTGGTGGGCTTCCTACTGGGAAGGATCCATGATCAGCCCTTGCTAATGTACCTGGCCCTGGGCaccgccaccatcacctccatCCTCTTCCCCTTCATGTTCTGGCTGGCCTCGTCCCCCAGCGGCCCCGGCAGGACACCTCGCACCAGGAGCCACATGGAGCCTGACGACAGCGAGTACCGCCAAGCCTTGCTGGACTCGGGCGCcaatgatgaggaagaggagcaggagcagcagcGGGAACAGAAGCAGGATGACGAGGCCGACCAGTGGAATGATGCCGACTTCGAGGTCATCGAGATGGATGACGCCAGCCTTATGATCTCTCCTAATAAAGCGGCGCTCTCTTCTCCGAGCAAAGCGCTCTCTTTATCTCCTAATAAAGCGTTGTCATCTCCTAACAAAGGGCTTCCACCACCTGATGTTTCTGGGACATCAGGGGACACCACTGCCACATCTGTCCCCGCTACTCTCCAGTCCCTAGAGCCAACAGTTGGGGCCTATTTCTCAGACTCTATCTCTCTCCAGGGAGACTCACCCAGACGGAAACTGCTGCGTTCCCTGGACCGGCAGAAGAGAGATTAG